CTGACGCGGCGCCCCGCCCGGATTCCCCCGCCGACCTCGACGAACAGAGTGCTGACCGATGACCGCGCGCCTGAGCCTGTACCAGAAGGCCGAGAACGAGCTCTACAAGATGGACTCGTCGGTCAAGACGAAGTTCTACGACTTCTGTCACCAGTTCCGCAACGACCCCGACCATCCGAGCCTCGACCTCAAACCCCTCAAGGGTGACGGGCGCATCTTCCGCGCGAAGATCGACCGCTCGTACCGGGCGCTCCTTGCCCGTGCCGGGACCGGTGCCGACGGGGTGCGGCAGTGGCTGATCGTCGCCGTCCGGCATCGTAAGGACGTCTACGAAGAACTCACCGTCGCCATCAACCGGATCACTGGCGAGATCGAGTTCGTCGACCTCGGAGTCGTCGGCCAGAGCGTGCTGCAGCGCGCGGGCGTCCGGCTCACCCCTGCGCCCGAGGAACAGGCTGCAGTGGCGTCGACCGAGCCGGTGGCTGCACAGCCCATCGAGCCTGTGGTTCCGCAGTCCACCGAGCGTGTCGTTGTTGAGCCCGCCGCACGACTGCTGGTCGGACACTCCGCCGAGGACCTGCGTCGGTTGGGCGTCGCGGAGGCTCTGATCGATCTCGCCCTGAATGTGACCAGCGAGGACGAACTCGACCAGCTGATCGCCGGTGCACCCCGGCTGACGGCGGAGATCCTCACCGGCCTAGGCTCCGGCATGCCGCTCGACGAGGTCGAGCAGGAAATTACCCGTCCCGCAGCTGCCGAACTCGAACCCGGCTTCGAGGACGACATGGCGGCCGCCCTGGCCCGTACCGCGGTCACTACTGTCGACGACGACATCCGCAACGTCCTCGCCGAAGGCGACTTCCGTGCCTGGAAGGTCTACCTCCACCCCACCCAGCGCAAGATCGTCGAGCGGAACTACAACGGTCCCGCCCGCGTCAGCGGCGGTCCCGGCACCGGCAAGACCATCGTCGCCCTGCACCGCGTCGCCCGCCTGGCGGCAGCCCTACCGGCCGGCCACGGCAAGCCGATCCTGCTGACCACCTACACCAAAAACCTCACCGCCGACCTGCGCTCCCGGCTCACCTCCCTCATGGGCCCCGAACCCCTTGCTCGCGTCGACATCAAGCACATCGACCAGCTTGCCCAGAGCGTCCTCAACGAGAACGTCGCCCCTGGATCACAGCGCAGCGTCATCGGCGACGACCCCGCCCTGAACGTCCTGCGCGAAGTCCTTTTCGAGCACGATGAGCAGCGCTGGGACGCGGAGTTCCTCTTCGACGAGTGGCAGCAGGTCGTCCTCGGCCAGTCCATTGCCACCCGACAGGACTACTTCAAGGCGCGACGCGCAGGCATGGGGCGGGCCCTGAGCCGACCCGAACGGGCAGTCATCTGGAAGCTCCTCGACCAGTTCACCCTGCGTCTCAACAGCATGAGTCGCGAAACGTGGGCTCAAGCCGCTGAACGTGCCGCCCGCTACGAGTACGAGCGGGCCCGGAAGATCCAAGCCAGGGCCGAGCGCAAGCAGGACATCGGCGGCGGTGACCTGACCCACCTCGACGACAACAGCTCAGCCATGCGCTACCTGCGCCACCGGTACCAGCACATCGTCGTCGACGAGGCCCAGGACCTGAGCCCCGCGCACTGGAAGATGCTGCGGGCAATGGCCGCCCCTGGCCCCGACGACCTGTTCATCGCCGGTGACACCCACCAACGCATCTATGACCGCCAAGTCACCCTCTCCACCGTCGGCATCAACATCCGCGGCCGTGCCTCGAAACTGACCCTCAGCTACCGCACCACCCAGGAGATCCTCGACCAGGCGGCCAAAGTCGTTGGCGACGCCCCGTACGACGATCTCGACGACGGAACCGACACCCTGGACGGCTACCACTCCCTGCTTCGCGGCCCTGCCCCTGAACTTGTCCCCTGCGCGGACTGGAACGAGGAGATCACCCGGCTTGCCGAGGCCTTGAAGGAATGGCGCGCCGAGATCGCAAGCCCCGCCGAGAACGGAACCGTACGCGACCCCAGCGGCACTATGGCCGTGTGTGTCGCCGACAGCGACATGGCCGGACGCGTCGCTACAGATTTGGAGATCAAGCACGGCATCACGACGGCGACCCTCACCAAGGAGGGGCCGCAGGGCGGCGGCGAGGTCCACATCGGCACGATGCATCGCTTCAAGGGCCTGGAGTATCAGAAGCTCGCCATCGTCGGCGCGAGCGACGGCATCCTCCCGCGGAGCTCCATCACCGAGAAGTACGCCACCAGCGACCCCAGGCGCTACGAGCGGGAGCTCAAGAAGAGCCGCAATCAGCTCTTTGTCGCCAGTACCCGGGCACGAGACGCGTTGCGCATCTCCTGGCACGGCAACCCGAGCCCGTTCTTGCCTGTGTAGGTGACGCGGCGCGTCGGCTCGCTCTTCTCGCCCCTGCCACGTGTTTCGAGTGGCAGGGGCTGGAGCCGCACCGCGGGGACCGACACAGGCACCTCTGGGTACGTGTTCAGATTTGTCCGGGATGGACTTGTAAATGATCATTTCCCTATGACGTATCAAGCGTGGATCACGCTCGGCGGTGCTGTCCTCGCTCTCAGCACCTTTATCGCGGGGCTGTGCGGTACCGCTCGCTCCCGCGTTCGGCAGGTCGAAGACTTCTATACGGCTCGGTACTGGAAGCTCCTCGATCAGATGCCGATGACCGGCTTCGCCGGGGAGAGGGACACGACCGCTGAAGAGCGCGCCGTACGCCTGTACCTCGGTCTCTGCGAGGACGAGCTGGCGTTGCGGAAGGCGGGGTGGGTCAGTGGGTCGACCTGGGCGGAGTGGAGGCAGGGAATGGTCGCGGCACTGGCAGAGGGGCCTGTGCGAGAGGCGTGGATTCGGGTGTTGGCGATCAGTGGCGGTACCGAGTACGAGCACTTGCAGAACCTTGCCAAGGATCCTGATTACGACCCCTGTGAGGTCCACGGACTCGGACGGAGGTGGCGGCGCTTGAACGTTCCGGCCAGACCTCGCGCCGAGGTCCCGGTGTCTCCCTCGTGATCTTCGAGCGGAACGCAACCGCCGCGGGACGTGCCACCTTCTTGAGCGGTCGTGCAGGAACGCCATGGTGGAACGCAAGAGTGCTTCGGCAACCAGGGTGGCTGGGTGCGTGTCGGTCGGCCTGGTGGCATCCTTCGGCGGCGAGGCGAAGCAGAGGGATGTCGCGCTCGTCACCGCAACCCCGCGCTCGACAGCCACTGGAAGGTTGCTGACAACCCGGCGCCTAGCGAAGTGGGGTTGACCCTCGGGAAGAGGGTCCGGAGCCGTGTCGGATCCGCTTGGGAAGCCGAAACGTCGCCCGGTCGCGGCCCTGAGGCCTCTATCGGGAGGGCGTTGCCGACCCGCTCTTCGATCGTTCTGGCAAGCTCCAGCAGCGACGTCCGCGCGCCGAAAGCGAGGTTGACGGGGGTGGAGCTGACGACCTTGCGGAGGAGAGCATCCGCGATCGTGTCGGACACTGTGTCGATGTATGTGAAGTCACGACTCTGGGTGCCGTCCCCGTGAAGGGGTAAGGGGCGGCCGGACCGGGCCGCCGTTAGCCACTTCGGGATGACTGCCGCGTACGGATGATCTGCGCGCTGGCGGGGTCCGTAGACGTTGAAGAAGCGGAAGGGGAGGACGGGGAGGTCGTAGCTGTGGTGGTAGGCGGTGAGGTAGGCCTCGGTGGCGAGCTTGGAGACGGCGTACGGGCTCATGGGGGCGGTGGGGAGGGCCTCGTGTTTGGGGAGGGTGGGGGTGGCTCCGTAGACCGAGGACGAGGAGGCGGCGATCACGTGGGGGTTGCCTGT
The sequence above is a segment of the Streptomyces sp. NBC_00237 genome. Coding sequences within it:
- a CDS encoding UvrD-helicase domain-containing protein, which produces MTARLSLYQKAENELYKMDSSVKTKFYDFCHQFRNDPDHPSLDLKPLKGDGRIFRAKIDRSYRALLARAGTGADGVRQWLIVAVRHRKDVYEELTVAINRITGEIEFVDLGVVGQSVLQRAGVRLTPAPEEQAAVASTEPVAAQPIEPVVPQSTERVVVEPAARLLVGHSAEDLRRLGVAEALIDLALNVTSEDELDQLIAGAPRLTAEILTGLGSGMPLDEVEQEITRPAAAELEPGFEDDMAAALARTAVTTVDDDIRNVLAEGDFRAWKVYLHPTQRKIVERNYNGPARVSGGPGTGKTIVALHRVARLAAALPAGHGKPILLTTYTKNLTADLRSRLTSLMGPEPLARVDIKHIDQLAQSVLNENVAPGSQRSVIGDDPALNVLREVLFEHDEQRWDAEFLFDEWQQVVLGQSIATRQDYFKARRAGMGRALSRPERAVIWKLLDQFTLRLNSMSRETWAQAAERAARYEYERARKIQARAERKQDIGGGDLTHLDDNSSAMRYLRHRYQHIVVDEAQDLSPAHWKMLRAMAAPGPDDLFIAGDTHQRIYDRQVTLSTVGINIRGRASKLTLSYRTTQEILDQAAKVVGDAPYDDLDDGTDTLDGYHSLLRGPAPELVPCADWNEEITRLAEALKEWRAEIASPAENGTVRDPSGTMAVCVADSDMAGRVATDLEIKHGITTATLTKEGPQGGGEVHIGTMHRFKGLEYQKLAIVGASDGILPRSSITEKYATSDPRRYERELKKSRNQLFVASTRARDALRISWHGNPSPFLPV
- a CDS encoding NAD-dependent epimerase/dehydratase family protein, with amino-acid sequence MIVTITGGAGFIGSNLARTLTQHPKFTEVRVLDNFSTGYRENLADLTTIALIEGDILNPADLDTAFQDVDAIVHLAALPSVPRSVKNPLATHHANATGTLQVLEAARRTGNPHVIAASSSSVYGATPTLPKHEALPTAPMSPYAVSKLATEAYLTAYHHSYDLPVLPFRFFNVYGPRQRADHPYAAVIPKWLTAARSGRPLPLHGDGTQSRDFTYIDTVSDTIADALLRKVVSSTPVNLAFGARTSLLELARTIEERVGNALPIEASGPRPGDVSASQADPTRLRTLFPRVNPTSLGAGLSATFQWLSSAGLR